A single window of Pirellulales bacterium DNA harbors:
- a CDS encoding rhodanese-like domain-containing protein, with product MPSQDPTLPIEVDCRTVQAARDAGEDFLFVDCREPDEFAQVRIDGTSLVPMREIPSRIVELAGEPQRRIVVHCHHGGRSLKAANWLRQNGYPNAQSMAGGIDAWALEIEPGMRRY from the coding sequence ATGCCCTCACAAGATCCCACCTTGCCGATTGAGGTCGATTGCCGGACGGTTCAGGCCGCCCGAGATGCGGGCGAAGATTTCTTGTTCGTCGATTGCCGCGAGCCGGATGAATTCGCTCAGGTGCGGATCGACGGAACTTCGCTGGTGCCGATGCGCGAAATTCCCAGCAGGATTGTCGAACTGGCCGGCGAGCCGCAACGGCGGATCGTTGTTCACTGCCACCATGGCGGCCGCAGCTTGAAAGCGGCCAATTGGTTGCGGCAGAACGGCTATCCCAACGCGCAAAGCATGGCCGGCGGCATCGACGCCTGGGCCCTGGAAATCGAGCCGGGAATGCGGAGATACTAA
- a CDS encoding metallophosphoesterase codes for MQPIDLILLLLALLGHCALWVGILNRIHSVGIKRKKVNWVTIFGLAILPLTPIVVCVVMFVGRMNWAVSRLPAKGPWWPLVYLVPCWGVGLAVSLRWLARKLRGQRPNLLLENHSRDVDVSARLGYRPVRGFVGRSLGWIPGEQSLTLRVQEKTIELPRLPESLDGLRILHLSDFHFTGRIQPAYFEEVVRSALETPADLIALTGDFVDNTECIDWLASTVGRLQARLGVYFVLGNHDRKVVDVPRLRKTLVECGFVDLGGRWQQLEVAGQAVVLAGNELPWLGPEPDLSNCPGNAGKDWVPRILLAHTPDQWPWAVSNDFDLMLAGHTHGGQVCVPLVGPIFCPSKHGVEMASGVFYKLPTVVHVTRGVSGEFPLRWNCPPEAATLILRASRPS; via the coding sequence ATGCAGCCGATCGACCTGATCCTGCTGCTGCTGGCCCTGCTTGGCCACTGCGCATTATGGGTCGGCATTCTGAACCGAATCCATTCGGTGGGAATCAAGCGGAAGAAGGTCAATTGGGTGACCATTTTCGGACTGGCGATCCTGCCGCTGACGCCAATCGTGGTTTGCGTCGTGATGTTCGTCGGCCGAATGAATTGGGCGGTTTCACGATTGCCGGCCAAGGGGCCCTGGTGGCCGCTCGTTTATCTGGTTCCCTGCTGGGGCGTTGGCTTGGCGGTCTCGTTGCGCTGGCTGGCTCGCAAACTTCGTGGGCAGCGTCCGAACCTGCTGTTGGAGAATCACAGCCGCGACGTGGATGTTTCGGCTCGGCTTGGTTATCGGCCCGTCCGGGGCTTCGTCGGCCGGAGCCTGGGTTGGATCCCCGGCGAGCAGAGCCTTACACTCCGCGTTCAGGAAAAAACGATCGAGCTGCCGCGGCTGCCGGAATCGCTCGACGGACTGCGGATTCTGCACCTTAGCGACTTCCATTTCACCGGCCGCATTCAACCGGCTTATTTCGAAGAGGTGGTGCGGTCGGCCCTCGAAACGCCAGCCGACCTGATCGCACTCACCGGCGATTTCGTCGACAACACCGAATGCATCGACTGGCTTGCCTCGACCGTCGGCCGGCTGCAGGCACGGTTAGGAGTTTATTTCGTGCTCGGCAACCACGATCGGAAGGTCGTCGACGTGCCGCGGCTAAGGAAGACGCTTGTCGAATGCGGCTTCGTCGATCTCGGCGGCCGATGGCAGCAGTTGGAGGTCGCCGGGCAAGCTGTCGTGCTGGCGGGGAACGAATTGCCGTGGCTCGGGCCGGAGCCCGATCTTTCCAACTGCCCCGGCAATGCGGGAAAAGACTGGGTGCCGCGGATCTTGCTGGCCCACACGCCCGACCAATGGCCGTGGGCCGTCAGCAATGATTTCGATCTGATGCTGGCGGGTCACACGCATGGCGGACAGGTGTGCGTTCCGCTGGTGGGACCGATTTTTTGCCCGAGCAAGCACGGTGTCGAAATGGCTTCGGGCGTGTTTTATAAGTTGCCGACGGTGGTGCATGTCACGCGCGGCGTGTCGGGCGAATTTCCACTGCGTTGGAACTGCCCCCCGGAAGCGGCGACGCTGATTCTCCGCGCTTCGCGGCCGAGCTAA
- a CDS encoding type II toxin-antitoxin system VapB family antitoxin yields the protein MPTNLGIDEKLLSEALRLGGHRTKKATVNEALAEYIAQRKRVQGLRLLGTIAFDSGSNKPATRKKRR from the coding sequence ATGCCAACGAATTTGGGAATCGACGAAAAATTGCTCAGCGAAGCATTGCGGCTCGGCGGCCATCGCACGAAGAAAGCGACCGTGAACGAAGCGCTCGCAGAATACATCGCCCAACGCAAACGTGTGCAGGGCTTGCGGCTGCTGGGCACGATCGCATTCGATTCCGGAAGCAATAAACCGGCGACGAGGAAAAAGCGCCGATGA
- the ald gene encoding alanine dehydrogenase, producing the protein MLVGVPKETKRDEYRVGILPVGVEELVRAGHQVLVERGAGIGSGILDELYRQQGARLVDSAQEVFAEADLILKVKEPLPPELRMIRSGQIVFTYFHFAADRQLTETFLATGAAAVAYETLRDDQGRLPLLTPMSEVAGRMSIQEGAKYLERPQMGRGILLGGVPGVAPAHITILGGGIVGANAAKVAAGFGADICLLDVNMDRLRYLDDIMPANVDVLFSDRHTIREQLNRADLVIGAVLIPGAKAPRLIEREDLKLMKPGSVIIDVAIDQGGCVETSRPTTHSEPVYLVDEVLHYCVTNMPGAVGRTSTYALCNVTLPWALQLANRGLIAAAKSLPPIARAINIMDHAVTNQAVAETFGMPCAKIG; encoded by the coding sequence ATGCTCGTCGGCGTGCCTAAGGAAACGAAGCGCGACGAATATCGCGTCGGCATTTTGCCGGTCGGTGTGGAAGAGCTCGTTCGGGCCGGGCATCAGGTGCTCGTCGAGCGCGGCGCCGGCATCGGCTCTGGAATTCTTGACGAACTCTATCGGCAGCAAGGGGCTCGCTTGGTCGATTCGGCCCAAGAAGTGTTTGCCGAGGCCGATCTGATCTTGAAGGTGAAAGAGCCGTTGCCGCCCGAATTGCGGATGATTCGTTCGGGGCAGATCGTGTTTACGTATTTCCATTTCGCGGCGGATCGGCAGCTAACCGAAACGTTCCTCGCCACCGGCGCCGCGGCCGTGGCTTATGAAACCTTGCGTGACGATCAAGGCCGGCTTCCGCTCTTGACGCCGATGAGCGAAGTCGCCGGGCGAATGAGCATTCAGGAAGGGGCCAAATATCTCGAACGGCCGCAGATGGGCCGTGGGATATTGCTGGGGGGCGTTCCCGGCGTCGCCCCGGCCCATATCACGATCCTCGGCGGCGGAATCGTCGGGGCCAATGCCGCCAAAGTGGCCGCCGGCTTCGGCGCCGACATCTGCCTGCTCGACGTCAACATGGACCGCCTGCGATATCTCGACGACATCATGCCGGCCAATGTCGATGTGCTGTTCAGCGATCGGCATACGATCCGCGAACAGTTGAACCGCGCCGATCTCGTGATCGGCGCCGTGCTGATTCCCGGCGCAAAAGCTCCTCGCCTCATCGAGCGCGAGGATCTCAAGCTGATGAAACCCGGCAGCGTGATTATCGACGTGGCCATCGATCAAGGCGGCTGCGTCGAAACCAGCCGGCCGACGACGCACAGCGAACCGGTTTACCTGGTCGACGAAGTGCTGCACTATTGCGTGACCAATATGCCGGGCGCGGTGGGCCGCACTAGCACGTACGCATTGTGCAACGTGACGCTTCCCTGGGCTCTGCAATTGGCCAACCGCGGTTTGATTGCCGCCGCAAAATCGCTCCCGCCGATCGCCCGGGCAATCAATATCATGGACCATGCCGTTACGAACCAAGCCGTCGCGGAAACGTTCGGAATGCCGTGCGCGAAAATCGGGTGA
- a CDS encoding response regulator — MVTPSLLITDDDAALRETMGGLFQPRGFRILMAADGQEALQIVEREEVHLMLLDMHMPRLTGLETLRRVKQFRSLLPCILLSARCDASLVEQGRRAMAHSVLAKPVSRQTLTSAVEQALEGAYGWRVRS; from the coding sequence ATGGTCACGCCTTCGCTGTTAATCACCGACGACGATGCGGCCTTGCGCGAAACGATGGGCGGCTTGTTCCAGCCCCGCGGCTTCCGCATTCTGATGGCGGCCGATGGTCAGGAAGCACTGCAAATCGTCGAGCGTGAAGAGGTCCATCTCATGCTGCTCGATATGCACATGCCGCGGCTGACGGGTTTGGAAACGCTTCGGCGGGTGAAGCAATTCAGATCGCTTCTGCCTTGCATTCTGCTATCCGCGCGCTGCGACGCATCTTTGGTCGAGCAAGGGCGGCGAGCAATGGCCCATTCCGTGCTCGCGAAGCCGGTCAGCCGGCAAACGCTCACTTCGGCAGTCGAGCAAGCCCTCGAAGGCGCTTATGGCTGGCGCGTTCGCTCGTAA
- the mtnA gene encoding S-methyl-5-thioribose-1-phosphate isomerase, translating into MDARNRKRAAETSAGGQPVAASSSVAPTLATLDWVGGVDGFLRLIDQTRLPAELVHLECRDVETVWEAIRNLRVRGAPAIGIAAAYGVCIALQPAALSPVAPCGRWAGDEGLNPQLGGASCLARLDEARRYLATSRPTAVNLFWALDRMNAAATKLLRESPAATPAEILAGLLNEAHAILAEDRQICRAIGRHGAAVFSDGQGVLTHCNAGGLATADYGTALAVFFAAHESGKQLHVFADETRPLLQGARLTAWELRQRGIDVTLICDSTAAQVMREGRVQAVVVGADRIAANGDTANKIGTYGVAVLAAAHGIPFYVAAPLSTFDLTLDCGDRIPIEQRSAEEITEGFGRRTAPMGINVYNPAFDVTPARYIRAIICERGMIEPVNREQIAEMFRQHRETASEPDHSIRF; encoded by the coding sequence ATGGACGCGCGAAACCGCAAGCGAGCTGCCGAGACAAGCGCGGGTGGACAACCGGTTGCCGCTTCAAGCAGCGTAGCGCCCACGTTGGCGACGCTCGATTGGGTCGGGGGCGTCGATGGGTTTTTGCGACTTATCGATCAGACTCGGTTGCCGGCAGAGTTGGTGCATTTGGAATGTCGCGATGTCGAAACCGTGTGGGAGGCGATTCGCAATTTGCGCGTTCGCGGCGCGCCGGCGATCGGCATTGCCGCGGCCTATGGCGTATGCATCGCACTGCAACCGGCGGCGCTTTCTCCCGTCGCCCCTTGCGGGAGATGGGCCGGGGATGAGGGGTTGAATCCCCAGCTCGGCGGTGCGTCGTGTCTCGCGCGCCTCGACGAAGCCCGCAGGTATCTGGCCACGAGCCGGCCCACGGCCGTGAATTTGTTTTGGGCTTTGGACCGCATGAATGCCGCGGCGACGAAGTTGCTGCGCGAAAGTCCGGCCGCTACCCCGGCGGAAATCCTGGCTGGATTGTTGAACGAAGCCCACGCGATCCTCGCCGAGGACCGGCAGATTTGCCGCGCCATCGGCCGGCATGGCGCCGCGGTTTTCAGCGACGGCCAGGGCGTGCTCACGCATTGCAATGCCGGCGGACTTGCCACGGCCGATTACGGCACCGCGCTGGCCGTCTTCTTCGCGGCGCACGAATCGGGCAAGCAACTGCACGTGTTCGCCGATGAAACCCGGCCGCTCTTGCAGGGCGCACGACTGACCGCTTGGGAACTGCGGCAGCGCGGCATTGATGTCACGCTGATCTGCGATTCGACGGCCGCCCAGGTGATGCGCGAGGGACGAGTGCAGGCGGTTGTCGTCGGCGCCGATCGCATTGCCGCCAATGGCGACACGGCCAACAAGATCGGCACCTATGGCGTTGCGGTGCTGGCCGCGGCCCATGGGATTCCGTTCTACGTTGCCGCGCCGCTCAGCACGTTCGATCTCACGCTCGATTGCGGCGATCGAATTCCGATCGAGCAGCGCTCGGCCGAAGAAATCACTGAGGGCTTTGGCCGGCGCACTGCTCCCATGGGGATCAATGTTTATAATCCGGCTTTCGACGTGACTCCGGCCCGCTATATCCGAGCGATTATTTGCGAGCGGGGCATGATCGAGCCGGTGAACCGGGAGCAAATTGCGGAAATGTTTCGGCAACATCGCGAAACCGCAAGCGAGCCCGACCACTCCATTCGATTTTGA
- a CDS encoding response regulator: MATKPKILFLHDPADAKRPAEALQSLVNGDVDVEEVASPLRALVRLARDDYSGMVVIGDHLAEALRIGKLLQNEQILEGMPDGIVLLDTDNTIVWGNGRLRDWSGHDTVIGMNFYAALNSPEILGPDFCPFHSALSTAKESGSTLRSADNRYFQVHVAPVFERGHPPQHLIVTVRDVTKEMLQQQKLAAIHQAGMELADLTPDDLACMTVDERIELLKQNILHYTKDLLQFDVVEIRLLDHATGRLEPLLAVNMDPEAAERVLYAKSHDNGVTGFVAATGKSYLCEDTTQDPLYLEGFKGAKSSLTVPLILHDQVIGTFNVESPEPRAFTENDLMFLEIFTRDVAVSLNTLELLVAEKATAATKSVEAIHGAVALPVDEILNDAVNVMERYIGHEPEVVERLQRILRNARDIKQVIHKVGQKLTPSQAIPQSRQTEKRPGLRGRRVLVVDADEPVRSEAHNLLEKYGCVVETAHNGAEALCMVRNFGEDEGGYDCIIADIRLPDMTGYELMVKLQDLLGTVPLVMMTGFGYDPGHSIVKGRQAGLKSVLYKPFRLDQLLDTVEQTVEMPRPRPVRQPS, encoded by the coding sequence TTGGCCACGAAACCCAAGATTCTTTTCCTGCATGATCCGGCAGATGCCAAACGGCCCGCGGAAGCGCTGCAATCGCTGGTAAACGGCGATGTCGACGTCGAGGAAGTCGCAAGCCCCTTGCGAGCCCTTGTCCGTTTGGCTCGTGATGATTATTCCGGCATGGTCGTCATCGGCGACCATTTGGCCGAAGCGCTGCGGATCGGCAAGCTGCTGCAAAACGAGCAGATTCTCGAAGGCATGCCCGACGGAATCGTTCTGCTCGACACCGACAACACAATCGTTTGGGGCAATGGCCGGCTGCGCGATTGGAGCGGCCACGATACGGTGATCGGGATGAATTTCTATGCGGCCCTCAATAGCCCGGAAATTTTAGGGCCCGATTTCTGTCCCTTCCACTCGGCGCTTTCGACGGCCAAGGAGAGCGGCTCGACGCTCCGCTCTGCCGACAACCGCTATTTTCAGGTCCACGTCGCGCCCGTATTCGAGCGGGGCCATCCGCCGCAACACCTGATCGTCACCGTCCGCGATGTGACGAAGGAAATGCTGCAGCAGCAGAAACTGGCCGCCATCCATCAGGCCGGCATGGAGCTAGCCGATCTGACGCCCGACGATCTGGCGTGCATGACGGTCGACGAGCGCATCGAACTATTGAAGCAGAACATCCTGCACTACACGAAAGACCTGCTGCAATTCGACGTCGTGGAGATCCGTTTGCTCGACCACGCGACCGGCCGCCTCGAGCCGCTTTTGGCGGTGAACATGGATCCGGAAGCGGCCGAACGCGTGCTCTACGCAAAGTCGCACGATAATGGCGTGACGGGCTTTGTCGCCGCGACCGGCAAGAGCTACCTCTGCGAAGACACGACCCAGGACCCGCTTTATTTGGAAGGATTCAAGGGCGCGAAGAGTTCGCTGACGGTCCCGCTGATTTTGCACGACCAAGTGATTGGCACGTTTAACGTCGAAAGCCCAGAGCCGCGTGCCTTCACCGAAAATGACCTGATGTTTCTCGAGATTTTCACGCGCGACGTGGCCGTGTCGCTGAACACACTGGAATTGCTCGTAGCGGAGAAGGCCACCGCAGCCACCAAAAGCGTTGAAGCCATTCACGGCGCCGTGGCCCTCCCGGTCGACGAAATACTCAACGACGCCGTGAACGTCATGGAGCGATACATCGGGCACGAACCCGAGGTCGTCGAGCGCTTGCAGCGCATTCTGCGCAACGCTCGCGACATCAAGCAGGTGATCCACAAGGTCGGGCAGAAACTGACGCCGTCGCAAGCGATTCCGCAATCGCGGCAAACGGAAAAGCGGCCCGGCTTGCGCGGCCGGCGGGTGCTCGTGGTCGATGCCGACGAACCAGTCCGCAGCGAAGCCCACAACTTGCTCGAAAAATACGGTTGCGTCGTCGAAACCGCCCACAACGGCGCGGAAGCCCTGTGCATGGTTCGTAATTTCGGCGAAGACGAAGGAGGCTACGACTGTATCATCGCCGATATCCGCCTTCCGGACATGACCGGCTACGAGCTGATGGTCAAGTTGCAGGATCTTTTGGGCACGGTTCCGCTGGTGATGATGACCGGTTTCGGATACGATCCGGGGCATTCGATCGTTAAGGGCCGGCAAGCGGGATTGAAGTCGGTGCTGTACAAGCCGTTCCGCTTGGACCAGTTGCTCGACACGGTCGAACAAACGGTGGAGATGCCCCGGCCCCGGCCCGTTCGCCAGCCAAGCTGA
- a CDS encoding PIN domain-containing protein, producing the protein MILLDTSALVAAYGLKPPRGHGPSAVAALRHMIKSGMSLGIPAIVLQEVLAGVRDKTQFHELQTHFSAFRIVPATVEDHIRAAQLAVECAANRVACSTSAALIVAQAARGGWHIFSVDPALAAVARAVNVGLAPTRETASERRRGD; encoded by the coding sequence ATGATCTTGCTCGATACGTCGGCGCTGGTAGCGGCATACGGCCTGAAGCCGCCGCGCGGCCATGGTCCGTCAGCCGTGGCCGCACTACGCCACATGATCAAAAGTGGCATGTCGCTGGGAATTCCGGCGATCGTGCTGCAAGAAGTGTTGGCCGGCGTCCGCGACAAGACGCAGTTTCACGAATTGCAGACGCATTTTTCAGCATTTCGAATCGTGCCGGCGACGGTCGAAGATCACATCCGGGCCGCGCAGCTCGCGGTCGAATGCGCGGCGAATCGAGTCGCTTGCTCGACATCGGCGGCGCTCATCGTGGCCCAGGCGGCGCGGGGAGGGTGGCACATATTTTCCGTCGATCCAGCGCTTGCGGCGGTCGCGCGAGCGGTGAACGTCGGACTGGCGCCGACGCGCGAAACCGCAAGCGAGCGGCGGCGCGGGGATTGA